A part of Candidatus Binataceae bacterium genomic DNA contains:
- a CDS encoding HAD family hydrolase — protein sequence MRKRRAKELAILELVMFDADGVLFESAESNVAYYNAIFSAIGEPPLNLEEERTCIFMAAMTVFELRAREDAAMLARMREVARTIDFTPFFALLKPPLELRPFLLDLKRRYRVALATNRSATTHGLIEHLGLGGVFDAVASAFDKVRPKPAPDIVRLCLERAGVAPARAVYVGDSQIDAEAASGAGAHFLGVGTRVEHPQRVAGLAEVPTALRRMFDES from the coding sequence TTGCGCAAAAGGAGGGCGAAGGAACTGGCGATACTCGAACTGGTCATGTTTGACGCCGACGGCGTCTTGTTTGAATCGGCGGAGTCCAACGTCGCGTACTACAACGCGATTTTTTCCGCGATCGGCGAGCCACCGCTCAACCTCGAGGAGGAGCGCACGTGCATTTTCATGGCCGCGATGACGGTCTTCGAGCTGCGCGCGCGCGAGGACGCGGCGATGCTTGCGCGGATGCGCGAGGTCGCGCGCACGATCGACTTCACGCCTTTCTTTGCGTTGCTGAAGCCTCCGTTGGAATTGCGGCCGTTCCTGCTCGATCTCAAGCGCCGCTACCGGGTCGCGCTCGCGACCAATCGCTCGGCCACCACGCACGGATTGATCGAGCATCTCGGGCTGGGAGGCGTATTCGACGCGGTGGCGAGCGCGTTCGACAAGGTCCGTCCCAAGCCCGCACCCGACATCGTGCGTCTATGCCTTGAGCGCGCGGGAGTCGCGCCCGCACGCGCCGTGTACGTCGGCGACAGCCAGATCGACGCCGAAGCGGCGAGCGGCGCCGGAGCGCACTTTCTCGGCGTCGGCACGCGCGTGGAGCATCCGCAGCGCGTGGCGGGACTGGCCGAGGTGCCGACCGCGTTGCGGCGGATGTTCGACGAATCGTAG
- the aqpZ gene encoding aquaporin Z yields the protein MSIGRRAGAEFIGTFWLVLGGCGSAVLAAGFPHLGIGFAGVALAFGLTLLTMAYAIGHISGCHINPAVSFGLWAGGRFPGNELAPYVAAQVLGGILAAAVLYVIASGAPGFSLAGGFAANGYGAHSPGGYALPSALVCEVVMTTIFLFVIMGATDSRVPAGFAPIPIGLVLTLIHLISIPVTNTSVNPARSTGPAIFVGGWAIEQLWLFWVAPIAGAIFGGSLYKWLAEEPPKA from the coding sequence ATGAGCATCGGGCGGCGCGCTGGAGCTGAATTCATCGGAACGTTTTGGCTGGTACTGGGAGGTTGCGGCAGCGCCGTGCTGGCCGCCGGGTTTCCCCATCTCGGGATCGGCTTCGCCGGAGTGGCGCTCGCTTTCGGCCTTACGCTGCTAACGATGGCCTATGCGATCGGCCATATCTCCGGATGCCACATCAATCCCGCCGTGAGCTTCGGGTTATGGGCCGGCGGACGTTTTCCGGGTAACGAACTCGCGCCCTATGTCGCCGCGCAAGTGCTCGGCGGAATCCTTGCCGCCGCCGTGCTTTACGTTATCGCCAGCGGCGCACCCGGCTTCAGCCTGGCCGGCGGTTTCGCCGCCAATGGCTATGGCGCGCACTCGCCTGGCGGCTACGCCCTGCCCTCGGCACTCGTCTGCGAGGTCGTGATGACCACGATCTTCCTGTTCGTGATCATGGGAGCGACGGACTCGCGCGTGCCCGCCGGCTTCGCGCCGATCCCGATCGGACTTGTGCTGACGCTGATCCATCTCATCAGCATCCCGGTGACCAATACGTCGGTTAACCCCGCGCGCAGCACGGGGCCTGCGATCTTCGTCGGCGGATGGGCAATCGAGCAGCTATGGCTCTTCTGGGTGGCGCCGATCGCCGGTGCGATTTTCGGCGGTTCGCTCTACAAATGGCTTGCGGAGGAACCGCCAAAAGCCTGA